A DNA window from Augochlora pura isolate Apur16 chromosome 9, APUR_v2.2.1, whole genome shotgun sequence contains the following coding sequences:
- the LOC144474788 gene encoding uncharacterized protein LOC144474788, protein MCSRYISSQQVTNKRGMTNLVFGVGIGVFLIFTLWALALFVFIITLRIERKIGAIVILVVSICTVILIALPRATEKSISIEKKTYDHLFVWRILLLVLLIVSSIAGLVGYVKFALTESVRPIRITSWVS, encoded by the exons ATGTGCAGTCGATATATAAGTTCGCAACAAGTTACAAATAAACG TGGTATGACTAACTTGGTATTTGGAGTAGGTATAGGAGTATTCCTTATATTTACTCTGTGGGCACTGGCTctctttgtatttattattactctgagaatagagagaaaaattggaGCTATTGTTATATTGGTTGTGAGCATATGTACAGTCATTTTAATTGCTTTGCCTAGAGCAACTGAGAAATCTATCTCCATTGAGAAAAAG ACATATGATCATTTGTTTGTTTGGCGTATTCTATTGCTTGTACTATTAATTGTATCATCTATAGCTGGATTGGTAGGATATGTTAAATTTGCCCTAACAGAATCTGTTAGGCCAATCAGAATAACTAGTTGGGTATCTTAA
- the Marf gene encoding mitochondrial assembly regulatory factor isoform X3 yields MTKNKKIFVKAKKKINHIFVEIEDYVQDTVRFMKSLQNEDSIVTSEEAAKIVSYVDKVHGIRDVLKRDHMKVAFFGRTSNGKSTVINAMLRDKILPSGIGHTTNCFLQVEGSDNGDAYLITEGSTEKQPVQSVGQLGHALCKEKLSESHLVRIFWPKDKCLLLRDDVVFVDSPGVDVTPNLDEWIDKHCLDADVFVLVANAESTLMVTEKNFFHKVSTKLSKPNIFILNNRWDASASEPEFFEQLVKEQKEVRAQHQERAVDFLSKELKVYAPKDAEERVFFISAKETLQARLQEQRGQPAHNGALAEGFQNRYFEFQDFERKFEECISKSAVKTKFEQHSQRGKHIATEIRQTLDKILEKTQKTKTEQLDTQKTVHDKLNYTEEQLMLLTRKMKSKIHHMVEDVEQRVSKALSEEIHRLAVLIDEFNVPFHTDPLVLNIYKRELHTHVENGLGSNLKARLSTALALNIESSQREMTEEMATLLPQTKRQMMLNILPRREPFEILYRLNCDNLCADFHEDLEFRFTWGLTAIINRFAGKQRPKLAIANYSQDIPSAIMSPTDSVDSISKFVSNTSVPLPRRPDDWSLATKIAVASITSQGTMGGLIVAGFMLKTIGWRLIAVTGAIYGAVYVYERLAWTNAAKEREFKRQYVDHATKKLKLIVDLTSANCSHQVQQELSSTFARLCHLVDETTDEMGSEIKNIASTIRILEQATNSAKALRNKANYLTNELDLFDTAYLKSLN; encoded by the exons ATGACTAAAAACAAGAag ATTTTCGTTAAGGCcaagaaaaaaatcaatcaCATATTTGTGGAGATAGAAGATTATGTGCAGGATACTGTTCGGTTtatgaaat cACTGCAAAATGAAGATAGCATTGTCACATCTGAAGAAGCTGCAAAAATCGTCAGCTATGTTGATAAGGTACATGGAATTAGGGATGTACTTAAGCGGGATCACATGAAAGTTGCCTTTTTCGGGAG GACTAGTAATGGAAAGAGTACAGTTATAAATGCAATGTTACGCGATAAGATCCTACCAAGTGGGATAGGACACACAACAAACTGTTTTTTACAAGTCGAGGGTTCGGATAACGGAGATGCTTACCTTATTACCGAAGGATCGACCGAAAAGCAACCAGTCCAATCAGTGGGCCAATTGGGTCACGCTCTTTGCAAAGAGAAACTAAGCGAGAGTCActtagttagaatattttggCCAAAAGACAAATGTTTACTACTACGAGATGATGTAGTATTTGTCGATAGCCCTGGAGTGGATGTTACACCGAATCTAGATGAATGGATTGATAAACACTGTTTGGATGCAGACGTTTTTGTTTTGGTAGCTAATGCTGAGTCTACTTTAATGGTTACT GAGAAAAACTTTTTCCACAAAGTGTCTACGAAGTTATCAAAACCCAATAtcttcattttaaataatcgatgGGATGCGTCTGCTTCAGAACCAGAATTCTTTGAACAG CTGGTCAAAGAGCAGAAAGAG GTGAGGGCACAACATCAAGAAAGGGCGGTTGACTTTCTATCGAAAGAGTTGAAAGTTTACGCGCCTAAGGATGCTGAAGAAcgcgttttctttatttcggcGAAGGAAACTCTTCAAGCTCGCTTGCAGGAACAGCGTGGTCAACCAGCTCATA ATGGTGCATTAGCCGAAGGATTTCAAAATCGATATTTCGAGTTTCAAgatttcgaacgaaaattcgaGGAATGTATATCAAAGTCTGCTGTAAAAACTAAATTCGAACAGCATTCTCAACGTGGGAAACACATTGCGACCGAAATTCGACAGACATTGGacaaaatattggaaaaaacACAGAAGACTAAAACCGAACAATTAGACACTCAAAAAACTGTtcatgataaattaaattatacggaAGAACAGTTGATGTTGTTAACTCGTAAAATGAAGAGCAAAATTCATCACATGGTAGAGGACGTAGAACAAAGAGTGTCCAAAGCTTTAAGTGAAGAGATTCACAGATTAGCCGTGCTCATTGACGAATTTAATGTTCCATTTCATACTGACCCGTTAGTACTAAACATATATAAACGAGAACTTCACACTCACGTGGAAAATGGTTTAGGATCTAACTTAAAAGCGAGACTTAGTACTGCATTGGCACTGAACATCGAGAGCTCACAAAGAGAAATGACCGAAGAAATGGCAACTTTGTTACCACAAACTAAACGACAAATGATGCTCAACATCTTACCGAGAAGAGAGCCATTTGAGATTTTGTACAGACTAAATTGTGACAATTTGTGCGCAGATTTCCATGAAGATTTAGAATTCCGTTTCACTTGGGGACTTACAGCCATAATTAATAGATTTGCAGGAAAACAGCGTCCCAAATTAGCTATTGCTAATTATTCGCAGGAT ataCCATCCGCGATCATGTCTCCCACAGACAGTGTGGATTCTATATCCAAGTTTGTATCAAATACTTCAGTCCCCTTACCAAGAAGACCTGACGACTGGTCATTGGCTACAAAAATTGCAGTGGCGTCAATAACATCTCAGGGCACTATGGGCGGTCTCATAGTTGCTGGTTTT ATGTTGAAAACTATTGGTTGGAGACTTATAGCCGTAACTGGTGCTATATACGGTGCTGTGTACGTTTATGAACGATTAGCATGGACAAATGCAGCGAAGGAACGTGAATTTAAGCGTCAATACGTGGATCATGctacaaagaaattaaaattaattgtggATCTCACATCCGCAAATTGTAGTCATCAAGTGCAACA GGAACTGTCCAGTACTTTTGCACGTTTGTGCCATTTAGTAGACGAAACGACGGACGAGATGGGCagcgaaataaagaatatagcAAGTACAATAAGAATACTAGAGCAAGCAACTAATAGTGCAAAAGCATTACGTAATAAGgctaattatttaacaaacgaACTTGATTTGTTCGACACGGCGTATTTAAAATCGTTGAATTAA
- the Marf gene encoding mitochondrial assembly regulatory factor isoform X1, giving the protein MAAYINRTISMIGGDSHMRSTDIRTDNSPLQIFVKAKKKINHIFVEIEDYVQDTVRFMKSLQNEDSIVTSEEAAKIVSYVDKVHGIRDVLKRDHMKVAFFGRTSNGKSTVINAMLRDKILPSGIGHTTNCFLQVEGSDNGDAYLITEGSTEKQPVQSVGQLGHALCKEKLSESHLVRIFWPKDKCLLLRDDVVFVDSPGVDVTPNLDEWIDKHCLDADVFVLVANAESTLMVTEKNFFHKVSTKLSKPNIFILNNRWDASASEPEFFEQLVKEQKEVRAQHQERAVDFLSKELKVYAPKDAEERVFFISAKETLQARLQEQRGQPAHNGALAEGFQNRYFEFQDFERKFEECISKSAVKTKFEQHSQRGKHIATEIRQTLDKILEKTQKTKTEQLDTQKTVHDKLNYTEEQLMLLTRKMKSKIHHMVEDVEQRVSKALSEEIHRLAVLIDEFNVPFHTDPLVLNIYKRELHTHVENGLGSNLKARLSTALALNIESSQREMTEEMATLLPQTKRQMMLNILPRREPFEILYRLNCDNLCADFHEDLEFRFTWGLTAIINRFAGKQRPKLAIANYSQDIPSAIMSPTDSVDSISKFVSNTSVPLPRRPDDWSLATKIAVASITSQGTMGGLIVAGFMLKTIGWRLIAVTGAIYGAVYVYERLAWTNAAKEREFKRQYVDHATKKLKLIVDLTSANCSHQVQQELSSTFARLCHLVDETTDEMGSEIKNIASTIRILEQATNSAKALRNKANYLTNELDLFDTAYLKSLN; this is encoded by the exons ATGGCTGCCTACATCAATCGTACAATTTCCATGATTGGGGGAGACAGCCACATGCGATCAACAGATATACGAACTGACAATTCTCCTCTTCAGATTTTCGTTAAGGCcaagaaaaaaatcaatcaCATATTTGTGGAGATAGAAGATTATGTGCAGGATACTGTTCGGTTtatgaaat cACTGCAAAATGAAGATAGCATTGTCACATCTGAAGAAGCTGCAAAAATCGTCAGCTATGTTGATAAGGTACATGGAATTAGGGATGTACTTAAGCGGGATCACATGAAAGTTGCCTTTTTCGGGAG GACTAGTAATGGAAAGAGTACAGTTATAAATGCAATGTTACGCGATAAGATCCTACCAAGTGGGATAGGACACACAACAAACTGTTTTTTACAAGTCGAGGGTTCGGATAACGGAGATGCTTACCTTATTACCGAAGGATCGACCGAAAAGCAACCAGTCCAATCAGTGGGCCAATTGGGTCACGCTCTTTGCAAAGAGAAACTAAGCGAGAGTCActtagttagaatattttggCCAAAAGACAAATGTTTACTACTACGAGATGATGTAGTATTTGTCGATAGCCCTGGAGTGGATGTTACACCGAATCTAGATGAATGGATTGATAAACACTGTTTGGATGCAGACGTTTTTGTTTTGGTAGCTAATGCTGAGTCTACTTTAATGGTTACT GAGAAAAACTTTTTCCACAAAGTGTCTACGAAGTTATCAAAACCCAATAtcttcattttaaataatcgatgGGATGCGTCTGCTTCAGAACCAGAATTCTTTGAACAG CTGGTCAAAGAGCAGAAAGAG GTGAGGGCACAACATCAAGAAAGGGCGGTTGACTTTCTATCGAAAGAGTTGAAAGTTTACGCGCCTAAGGATGCTGAAGAAcgcgttttctttatttcggcGAAGGAAACTCTTCAAGCTCGCTTGCAGGAACAGCGTGGTCAACCAGCTCATA ATGGTGCATTAGCCGAAGGATTTCAAAATCGATATTTCGAGTTTCAAgatttcgaacgaaaattcgaGGAATGTATATCAAAGTCTGCTGTAAAAACTAAATTCGAACAGCATTCTCAACGTGGGAAACACATTGCGACCGAAATTCGACAGACATTGGacaaaatattggaaaaaacACAGAAGACTAAAACCGAACAATTAGACACTCAAAAAACTGTtcatgataaattaaattatacggaAGAACAGTTGATGTTGTTAACTCGTAAAATGAAGAGCAAAATTCATCACATGGTAGAGGACGTAGAACAAAGAGTGTCCAAAGCTTTAAGTGAAGAGATTCACAGATTAGCCGTGCTCATTGACGAATTTAATGTTCCATTTCATACTGACCCGTTAGTACTAAACATATATAAACGAGAACTTCACACTCACGTGGAAAATGGTTTAGGATCTAACTTAAAAGCGAGACTTAGTACTGCATTGGCACTGAACATCGAGAGCTCACAAAGAGAAATGACCGAAGAAATGGCAACTTTGTTACCACAAACTAAACGACAAATGATGCTCAACATCTTACCGAGAAGAGAGCCATTTGAGATTTTGTACAGACTAAATTGTGACAATTTGTGCGCAGATTTCCATGAAGATTTAGAATTCCGTTTCACTTGGGGACTTACAGCCATAATTAATAGATTTGCAGGAAAACAGCGTCCCAAATTAGCTATTGCTAATTATTCGCAGGAT ataCCATCCGCGATCATGTCTCCCACAGACAGTGTGGATTCTATATCCAAGTTTGTATCAAATACTTCAGTCCCCTTACCAAGAAGACCTGACGACTGGTCATTGGCTACAAAAATTGCAGTGGCGTCAATAACATCTCAGGGCACTATGGGCGGTCTCATAGTTGCTGGTTTT ATGTTGAAAACTATTGGTTGGAGACTTATAGCCGTAACTGGTGCTATATACGGTGCTGTGTACGTTTATGAACGATTAGCATGGACAAATGCAGCGAAGGAACGTGAATTTAAGCGTCAATACGTGGATCATGctacaaagaaattaaaattaattgtggATCTCACATCCGCAAATTGTAGTCATCAAGTGCAACA GGAACTGTCCAGTACTTTTGCACGTTTGTGCCATTTAGTAGACGAAACGACGGACGAGATGGGCagcgaaataaagaatatagcAAGTACAATAAGAATACTAGAGCAAGCAACTAATAGTGCAAAAGCATTACGTAATAAGgctaattatttaacaaacgaACTTGATTTGTTCGACACGGCGTATTTAAAATCGTTGAATTAA
- the Marf gene encoding mitochondrial assembly regulatory factor isoform X2, with protein sequence MAAYINRTISMIGGDSHMRSTDIRTDNSPLQIFVKAKKKINHIFVEIEDYVQDTVRFMKSLQNEDSIVTSEEAAKIVSYVDKVHGIRDVLKRDHMKVAFFGRTSNGKSTVINAMLRDKILPSGIGHTTNCFLQVEGSDNGDAYLITEGSTEKQPVQSVGQLGHALCKEKLSESHLVRIFWPKDKCLLLRDDVVFVDSPGVDVTPNLDEWIDKHCLDADVFVLVANAESTLMVTEKNFFHKVSTKLSKPNIFILNNRWDASASEPEFFEQVRAQHQERAVDFLSKELKVYAPKDAEERVFFISAKETLQARLQEQRGQPAHNGALAEGFQNRYFEFQDFERKFEECISKSAVKTKFEQHSQRGKHIATEIRQTLDKILEKTQKTKTEQLDTQKTVHDKLNYTEEQLMLLTRKMKSKIHHMVEDVEQRVSKALSEEIHRLAVLIDEFNVPFHTDPLVLNIYKRELHTHVENGLGSNLKARLSTALALNIESSQREMTEEMATLLPQTKRQMMLNILPRREPFEILYRLNCDNLCADFHEDLEFRFTWGLTAIINRFAGKQRPKLAIANYSQDIPSAIMSPTDSVDSISKFVSNTSVPLPRRPDDWSLATKIAVASITSQGTMGGLIVAGFMLKTIGWRLIAVTGAIYGAVYVYERLAWTNAAKEREFKRQYVDHATKKLKLIVDLTSANCSHQVQQELSSTFARLCHLVDETTDEMGSEIKNIASTIRILEQATNSAKALRNKANYLTNELDLFDTAYLKSLN encoded by the exons ATGGCTGCCTACATCAATCGTACAATTTCCATGATTGGGGGAGACAGCCACATGCGATCAACAGATATACGAACTGACAATTCTCCTCTTCAGATTTTCGTTAAGGCcaagaaaaaaatcaatcaCATATTTGTGGAGATAGAAGATTATGTGCAGGATACTGTTCGGTTtatgaaat cACTGCAAAATGAAGATAGCATTGTCACATCTGAAGAAGCTGCAAAAATCGTCAGCTATGTTGATAAGGTACATGGAATTAGGGATGTACTTAAGCGGGATCACATGAAAGTTGCCTTTTTCGGGAG GACTAGTAATGGAAAGAGTACAGTTATAAATGCAATGTTACGCGATAAGATCCTACCAAGTGGGATAGGACACACAACAAACTGTTTTTTACAAGTCGAGGGTTCGGATAACGGAGATGCTTACCTTATTACCGAAGGATCGACCGAAAAGCAACCAGTCCAATCAGTGGGCCAATTGGGTCACGCTCTTTGCAAAGAGAAACTAAGCGAGAGTCActtagttagaatattttggCCAAAAGACAAATGTTTACTACTACGAGATGATGTAGTATTTGTCGATAGCCCTGGAGTGGATGTTACACCGAATCTAGATGAATGGATTGATAAACACTGTTTGGATGCAGACGTTTTTGTTTTGGTAGCTAATGCTGAGTCTACTTTAATGGTTACT GAGAAAAACTTTTTCCACAAAGTGTCTACGAAGTTATCAAAACCCAATAtcttcattttaaataatcgatgGGATGCGTCTGCTTCAGAACCAGAATTCTTTGAACAG GTGAGGGCACAACATCAAGAAAGGGCGGTTGACTTTCTATCGAAAGAGTTGAAAGTTTACGCGCCTAAGGATGCTGAAGAAcgcgttttctttatttcggcGAAGGAAACTCTTCAAGCTCGCTTGCAGGAACAGCGTGGTCAACCAGCTCATA ATGGTGCATTAGCCGAAGGATTTCAAAATCGATATTTCGAGTTTCAAgatttcgaacgaaaattcgaGGAATGTATATCAAAGTCTGCTGTAAAAACTAAATTCGAACAGCATTCTCAACGTGGGAAACACATTGCGACCGAAATTCGACAGACATTGGacaaaatattggaaaaaacACAGAAGACTAAAACCGAACAATTAGACACTCAAAAAACTGTtcatgataaattaaattatacggaAGAACAGTTGATGTTGTTAACTCGTAAAATGAAGAGCAAAATTCATCACATGGTAGAGGACGTAGAACAAAGAGTGTCCAAAGCTTTAAGTGAAGAGATTCACAGATTAGCCGTGCTCATTGACGAATTTAATGTTCCATTTCATACTGACCCGTTAGTACTAAACATATATAAACGAGAACTTCACACTCACGTGGAAAATGGTTTAGGATCTAACTTAAAAGCGAGACTTAGTACTGCATTGGCACTGAACATCGAGAGCTCACAAAGAGAAATGACCGAAGAAATGGCAACTTTGTTACCACAAACTAAACGACAAATGATGCTCAACATCTTACCGAGAAGAGAGCCATTTGAGATTTTGTACAGACTAAATTGTGACAATTTGTGCGCAGATTTCCATGAAGATTTAGAATTCCGTTTCACTTGGGGACTTACAGCCATAATTAATAGATTTGCAGGAAAACAGCGTCCCAAATTAGCTATTGCTAATTATTCGCAGGAT ataCCATCCGCGATCATGTCTCCCACAGACAGTGTGGATTCTATATCCAAGTTTGTATCAAATACTTCAGTCCCCTTACCAAGAAGACCTGACGACTGGTCATTGGCTACAAAAATTGCAGTGGCGTCAATAACATCTCAGGGCACTATGGGCGGTCTCATAGTTGCTGGTTTT ATGTTGAAAACTATTGGTTGGAGACTTATAGCCGTAACTGGTGCTATATACGGTGCTGTGTACGTTTATGAACGATTAGCATGGACAAATGCAGCGAAGGAACGTGAATTTAAGCGTCAATACGTGGATCATGctacaaagaaattaaaattaattgtggATCTCACATCCGCAAATTGTAGTCATCAAGTGCAACA GGAACTGTCCAGTACTTTTGCACGTTTGTGCCATTTAGTAGACGAAACGACGGACGAGATGGGCagcgaaataaagaatatagcAAGTACAATAAGAATACTAGAGCAAGCAACTAATAGTGCAAAAGCATTACGTAATAAGgctaattatttaacaaacgaACTTGATTTGTTCGACACGGCGTATTTAAAATCGTTGAATTAA
- the Coa8 gene encoding cytochrome c oxidase assembly factor 8, which produces MARACIFTQLNNCNNVTRLFNTKTISNLKPARQADIIGPPDPVSNLRPIIFAKSKNETNLEKKYRETREATQIWNQKFWTQHNASFTEERKQFQEKLKGQGKTSITADDMSVFYKQFLDKNWKTHLNYNIIWYKRNIKLLLLEIRVRILKLKFK; this is translated from the exons ATGGCTCGAGCATGTATATTCACGCAATTGAATAATTGCAACAATGTAACCCGATTATTCAACACA AAAACGATTTCTAACCTAAAACCCGCAAGGCAGGCTGACATAATAGGTCCTCCTGATCCAGTTTCGAATTTGCGGCcgataatatttgcaaaatcgAAGAATGAGACGAACctcgaaaaaaaatacagagagaCTAGGGAGGCTACCCAAATCTGGAATCAAAAGTTTTGGACACAACACAATGCCAGTTTTACAGAA GAACGTAAGCAATTCCAAGAGAAGTTAAAGGGTCAGGGAAAGACCTCGATTACTGCAGACGACATGtcagtattttataaacaatttttagataaaaactGGAAGACTCACTTGAATTATAACATCATTTGGTACAAGAGAAACATTAAGTTACTGTTACTTGAAATCAGGGTAAGGATATTGAAGTTGAAGTTCAAGTAA
- the LOC144475107 gene encoding LOW QUALITY PROTEIN: uncharacterized protein LOC144475107 (The sequence of the model RefSeq protein was modified relative to this genomic sequence to represent the inferred CDS: substituted 1 base at 1 genomic stop codon): MHSITDRLNSLNQHLMIISKLQRMEENCDIMYFIXCNKQNNFGQFCHCIHRLPLEEQCNRLNYVQEFISCNNIKRRIPCNAKICKTRKKLLTCKNTPFNEGKEEETGEQTVPTKEESFHIKTIVNASVANNVELKTASSKQNSHIKEDIVPQKSITLRNIDYDIESDQVKDDQIARIQKVLLKTN, from the exons aTGCACAGTATTACAGACCGACTTAATAGTCTGAATCAGCATCTGATGATCATTTCTAAATTGCAAAGAATGGAAGAGAACTGTGATAT aatgtattttatttagtgcAATAAGCAGAATAATTTTGGTCAATTTTGTCATTGCATTCACCGTCTACCTTTGGAAGAACAGTGTAACAGACTCAATTATGTTCAAGAATTTATATcatgcaataatattaaaagaagaataccGTGTAATGCAAAGATATGCAAAACTAGAAAAAAATTGCTTACTTGTAAAAATACTCCATTTAATGAAg gtAAAGAGGAAGAAACAGGTGAACAAACTGTTCCTACAAAAGAAGAAAGTTTCCACATTAAGACCATTGTGAACGCTTCAGTTGCAAATAATGTAGAGTTAAAAACGGCATCGAGCAAACAAAATTCTCATATAAAGGAAGACATAGTTCCTCAAAAAAGTATCACTTTAAGGAATATTGATTATGATATAGAAAGTGATCAGGTCAAGGATGATCAAATTGCAAGAATTCAAAAGGTTCTACTAAAAACGAATTAg